One Megalopta genalis isolate 19385.01 chromosome 5, iyMegGena1_principal, whole genome shotgun sequence DNA window includes the following coding sequences:
- the LOC143259416 gene encoding uncharacterized protein LOC143259416 isoform X1: MPVKINVENASGVTVDTVKLILCKIVTFRATMPSTDTRTEEIVVAEVGKGPVEGSGTAEYEQNLDIPPLPPSNLANCGIIDLEYNLKVMACVSGWYHRNLSKNSLVFVGTIPLVNYQTPSAPPADPSKPEIGWTAPEGLPTSNLYPNLRKHINQIFGK; this comes from the exons ATGCCAGTAAAGATCAATGTGGAAAACGCATCGGGTGTAACGGTGGACACTGTGAAGCTCATTCTTTGTAAG ATCGTAACTTTCCGCGCAACCATGCCAAGCACCGATACGAGAACGGAAGAGATCGTGGTAGCAGAAGTTGGCAAAGGCCCCGTCGAAGGAAGTGGAACAGCTGAGTACGAACAAAACCTCGACATACCTCCGCTGCCGCCGTCGAACCTCGCAAATTGCGGGATCATTGATCTGGAGTACAATCTGAAGGTCATGGCGTGTGTATCAGGATG GTATCACAGAAACTTGTCTAAGAATTCTTTGGTGTTCGTGGGTACCATACCGTTGGTAAATTATCAAACTCCCAGTGCACCGCCAGCGGACCCAAGCAAACCAGAAATCGGCTGGACAGCTCCAGAAGGACTACCAACATCGAATTTATATCCGAACTTACGTAAGCACATAAACCAGATTTTTggcaaataa
- the LOC117227708 gene encoding uncharacterized protein LOC117227708 isoform X2: MRTEKIEAAEVSQEMRHFIIEAGTQEQSRAQPSIEEGLTITDFRFVVEQVLLIGYHSATFECTTQHLQVIGTKRSGFIATITLKCNMCQYEAEVHSQTADNKTMDLHYTAALATITSGGGYAKMEEMFATMNTPYISRMEYRRRHDDIVEDLLSLTEAEMLAAAEEEKQLAVRRGDVSVSGIPFIPVVADGSWMKRSYHTGRCEK; this comes from the exons atgcgcaccgagaagatcgaagcaGCGGAAGTCAGTCAAGAAATGCGCCATTTCATCATTGAGGCAGGAACGCAAGAGCAATCACGTGCACAGCCAAGCATCGAGGAAGGATTAACCATTACGGACTTCCGGTTCGTGGTAGAGCAGGTACTACTGATAGGGTACcactcggcaacgttcgaatgcACCACGCAACATTTGCAAGTGATCGGGACGAAGCGCTCGGGATTCATAGCAACGATAACTCTGAAGTGCAACATGTGCCAATATGAAGCGGAAGTGCACAGTCAAACGGCAGACAACAAAACAATGGACTTGCATTATACTGCGGCCCTCGCTACAATCACTTCTGGAGGTGGTTACGCAAAGATGgaagaaatgtttgcaacaatgaacaCTCCATACATATCAAGGATGGAATATCGAAGACGTCATGACGACATTGTTGAAGATTTGTTAAGTCTTACTGAAGCAGAGATGCTAGCAGCGGcagaagaggagaaacaattagccgtccgaagaggcgacgtttcagtttccggtatccctttcatccccgtcgtggctgacggcagctggatgaagagatcgtaccatactggaag gtgtgaaaaataa
- the LOC117227708 gene encoding uncharacterized protein LOC117227708 isoform X1, translated as MRTEKIEAAEVSQEMRHFIIEAGTQEQSRAQPSIEEGLTITDFRFVVEQVLLIGYHSATFECTTQHLQVIGTKRSGFIATITLKCNMCQYEAEVHSQTADNKTMDLHYTAALATITSGGGYAKMEEMFATMNTPYISRMEYRRRHDDIVEDLLSLTEAEMLAAAEEEKQLAVRRGDVSVSGIPFIPVVADGSWMKRSYHTGRYDSLSGIGAIAGYHTKKVLFAGVKNKVCLICHNASKRKVWRLPPDLPAEGSSSR; from the coding sequence atgcgcaccgagaagatcgaagcaGCGGAAGTCAGTCAAGAAATGCGCCATTTCATCATTGAGGCAGGAACGCAAGAGCAATCACGTGCACAGCCAAGCATCGAGGAAGGATTAACCATTACGGACTTCCGGTTCGTGGTAGAGCAGGTACTACTGATAGGGTACcactcggcaacgttcgaatgcACCACGCAACATTTGCAAGTGATCGGGACGAAGCGCTCGGGATTCATAGCAACGATAACTCTGAAGTGCAACATGTGCCAATATGAAGCGGAAGTGCACAGTCAAACGGCAGACAACAAAACAATGGACTTGCATTATACTGCGGCCCTCGCTACAATCACTTCTGGAGGTGGTTACGCAAAGATGgaagaaatgtttgcaacaatgaacaCTCCATACATATCAAGGATGGAATATCGAAGACGTCATGACGACATTGTTGAAGATTTGTTAAGTCTTACTGAAGCAGAGATGCTAGCAGCGGcagaagaggagaaacaattagccgtccgaagaggcgacgtttcagtttccggtatccctttcatccccgtcgtggctgacggcagctggatgaagagatcgtaccatactggaaggtatgactccttgtccggtattggtgcaatagcgggataccacacaaaaaaagtgttatttgcaggtgtgaaaaataaagtgtgtttgatttgccacaacgcttcgaagagaaaggtgtggcggctacctccagacctgccagcagagggctcctcttcccgctag
- the LOC143259416 gene encoding uncharacterized protein LOC143259416 isoform X2: MPSTDTRTEEIVVAEVGKGPVEGSGTAEYEQNLDIPPLPPSNLANCGIIDLEYNLKVMACVSGWYHRNLSKNSLVFVGTIPLVNYQTPSAPPADPSKPEIGWTAPEGLPTSNLYPNLRKHINQIFGK, from the exons ATGCCAAGCACCGATACGAGAACGGAAGAGATCGTGGTAGCAGAAGTTGGCAAAGGCCCCGTCGAAGGAAGTGGAACAGCTGAGTACGAACAAAACCTCGACATACCTCCGCTGCCGCCGTCGAACCTCGCAAATTGCGGGATCATTGATCTGGAGTACAATCTGAAGGTCATGGCGTGTGTATCAGGATG GTATCACAGAAACTTGTCTAAGAATTCTTTGGTGTTCGTGGGTACCATACCGTTGGTAAATTATCAAACTCCCAGTGCACCGCCAGCGGACCCAAGCAAACCAGAAATCGGCTGGACAGCTCCAGAAGGACTACCAACATCGAATTTATATCCGAACTTACGTAAGCACATAAACCAGATTTTTggcaaataa